Proteins encoded within one genomic window of uncultured Desulfobacter sp.:
- the lon gene encoding endopeptidase La: protein MDELNHPSVPITTDDIPDELPILPIVDTNLFPKMVLPLVLIQKEAIDLIDDAMSGNRMLGLLLSKRSDIDSRHTAEDLCRIGTVAVILKMSKMEDEKAQLLIQGLNRFKVVEFLENHDYMHAGISVLKSRNNERNKENRALMANIVEQYEKIVALSPGLPAEISQMVKTLQEPSALADMVASTINAPVNEKQKVLELIDVNRRLKKVTRLVNDQLDILEMGSKIQSQVREDMDKRQREYYLRRQLKAIKEELGEADQESVEIREYRTLIRNNPMPEAATKEAERELERLARMHPSSSEYVVSSTYLDWLTSLPWNEFAENRLDIAKARKILDQDHYGLEKPKKRILEFLAVRKLKKDSKGPILCFSGPPGTGKTSLGQSIARALGREFVRIALGGVRDEAEIRGHRRTYVGAMPGRIIQYLRTAGEKNPVFMLDEIDKVDSSYHGDPSSALLEVLDPEQNQHFVDHYLDVPFDLSDVMFLTTANVLHTIPPPLRDRMEILELTGYTQEEKLKIATRYIIPKQREANGINSGQIKITPGAIKQIISGYTRESGLRNLERQIGTVCRGVAAKIAEDQVESLTIGRKELPEYLGPIQNMPDMAAQIKVPGVAVGLAWTSVGGEVLFVEAVAMKGNKGLTLTGQLGDIMKESASTALSFIRSNADRLAVEETFFETHDIHIHVPEGSIPKDGPSAGVTMLTALTSLITKKKVKSRLAMTGEITLRGEVLPVGGIKDKVIAAHRAGIRSLILPLWNEKDMEDVPEHIKSTMTFYFTDKMKEVLDTALE, encoded by the coding sequence ATGGATGAATTAAACCATCCCTCCGTCCCCATCACCACTGACGACATACCTGACGAACTTCCCATTCTTCCCATAGTGGATACCAATCTGTTTCCCAAAATGGTGTTGCCCCTGGTTTTAATTCAAAAAGAGGCCATTGACCTCATTGACGATGCCATGTCCGGAAACCGCATGCTTGGCCTTCTGCTGTCAAAGCGCTCGGATATTGATTCCAGGCATACTGCCGAAGACCTGTGCCGCATTGGTACCGTCGCCGTAATCCTTAAAATGTCTAAAATGGAAGACGAAAAGGCCCAGCTGCTTATCCAAGGCCTCAACCGGTTCAAGGTAGTAGAATTCCTTGAAAACCATGATTATATGCATGCCGGTATTTCAGTTCTTAAAAGCCGTAACAACGAAAGGAACAAAGAAAATCGGGCACTGATGGCCAATATTGTTGAACAGTACGAAAAGATCGTGGCGCTTTCGCCGGGACTGCCTGCAGAAATAAGTCAAATGGTCAAAACCCTGCAGGAACCCAGCGCACTTGCGGACATGGTCGCCTCCACCATAAACGCTCCGGTGAATGAAAAGCAAAAGGTTCTTGAACTGATTGATGTAAACCGACGTTTGAAAAAGGTTACCCGCCTGGTCAACGACCAGCTTGATATTCTGGAGATGGGGTCTAAAATTCAAAGTCAGGTCAGAGAGGACATGGACAAGCGCCAGCGCGAATACTATCTGCGCCGGCAGCTCAAAGCAATTAAAGAAGAACTTGGTGAAGCCGACCAGGAATCGGTGGAAATCCGGGAATACAGAACATTGATCCGGAACAATCCCATGCCCGAAGCGGCCACAAAAGAAGCCGAGCGAGAGCTGGAGCGTCTGGCAAGAATGCACCCATCATCTTCCGAATATGTCGTATCATCCACCTATCTGGACTGGCTGACCTCTCTGCCCTGGAACGAATTTGCCGAAAATCGGCTGGATATTGCCAAGGCCAGAAAGATTCTGGACCAGGACCATTACGGCCTTGAAAAGCCCAAAAAACGGATATTGGAATTTCTGGCTGTGCGTAAACTCAAAAAAGATTCAAAAGGCCCGATACTGTGCTTTTCAGGACCTCCCGGCACGGGGAAAACCTCGCTGGGACAATCCATTGCCAGGGCCCTGGGCCGGGAATTTGTCCGTATTGCCTTAGGCGGCGTCAGGGATGAAGCTGAAATCCGGGGACACCGGCGGACCTATGTAGGTGCCATGCCGGGCCGGATCATCCAGTATTTAAGAACGGCCGGGGAAAAAAATCCCGTATTCATGCTGGATGAAATTGACAAGGTCGATTCCTCCTACCACGGAGACCCCTCTTCCGCCCTGCTTGAAGTACTTGATCCGGAGCAGAATCAGCATTTTGTTGACCACTACCTGGATGTTCCCTTTGATTTATCCGATGTCATGTTTTTGACAACAGCCAATGTGCTGCACACCATCCCCCCACCCCTGCGGGACCGAATGGAGATTCTGGAACTCACCGGGTATACCCAGGAGGAAAAACTTAAAATTGCCACCCGGTATATCATACCTAAACAGCGGGAGGCCAACGGCATCAATTCCGGCCAGATCAAAATAACCCCGGGTGCGATCAAACAGATTATTTCCGGATACACCAGGGAATCAGGTTTACGCAACCTGGAGCGTCAGATTGGCACCGTATGCCGGGGGGTTGCCGCTAAAATCGCCGAAGACCAGGTGGAAAGCCTGACCATTGGCCGCAAAGAGCTTCCCGAATACCTGGGTCCCATCCAGAATATGCCTGATATGGCCGCCCAAATTAAAGTGCCGGGAGTAGCCGTGGGGCTTGCCTGGACCTCTGTGGGAGGAGAGGTGCTTTTTGTGGAAGCCGTGGCCATGAAAGGCAACAAAGGCCTGACACTCACCGGGCAACTCGGGGATATCATGAAGGAATCCGCATCCACCGCCCTAAGCTTTATCCGGTCCAATGCTGACCGGCTGGCCGTGGAGGAGACCTTTTTTGAGACCCATGATATCCACATTCATGTGCCCGAAGGGTCCATTCCAAAGGACGGCCCTTCTGCGGGAGTAACCATGCTTACCGCCCTTACCTCCCTGATCACCAAAAAAAAAGTAAAATCCCGGCTGGCCATGACCGGAGAGATTACCCTTAGGGGTGAGGTTCTGCCTGTGGGAGGCATCAAAGATAAAGTCATTGCAGCGCACAGGGCCGGCATCCGTTCTTTGATTCTCCCGCTGTGGAATGAAAAAGACATGGAAGATGTGCCCGAGCATATTAAATCCACCATGACCTTCTACTTCACTGATAAAATGAAAGAGGTGCTTGATACGGCCCTGGAATAA
- a CDS encoding ATP-binding protein, producing MTQGHDRTSSDCKLTQQDESDWKSPTSMGSDFFSRKNIKNVLIYAPVGICILQRTKIVWANPACYAMTGHEHRSLEGKSARTLFPTDKEFKRVYDIFITAIARAGSATVDSRLSRVDDTAFDCRFRACWLDPGDHSQGLLTTVSDITEINSEQIRENQVRKMEAIGVLAGGISHDFNNLLMALQGHLSLMGVNRDRPEKIQDHIRQMKRLIEAAAEITGSLLGFARGGKYQVEPLDINQVVNMALTVFQLGEKNMVIEKKTGPDLHKINGDRSQLEQVLLNLLVNGSQAMVDGGTLTIETRNITIEDTNGFHFEVKPGAYVEISVQDTGIGMDQATLKKIFDPFFSTKTLEDTKGRGLGLSTVFGIVKNHGGFITVESQKNAGSIFRVALPGLIPEDVQPVEEDNDTFDLMPKGGETVLIVDDEDEVLEVGVSILDALGYQVLQARNGRECLDLVTEHPGKIALVILDLIMPVMDGRETFYQIQKIAPDIKMLISSGTRIDEETKRMLRDGCHSFLQKPFSMDRLSRVMREILDKPV from the coding sequence ATGACCCAGGGGCATGATCGTACATCTTCTGACTGTAAACTGACTCAACAGGACGAATCTGACTGGAAATCCCCTACGTCTATGGGGTCAGATTTTTTCTCCCGGAAAAATATTAAAAATGTATTAATTTACGCCCCTGTAGGCATCTGTATTCTTCAACGCACCAAAATAGTTTGGGCAAACCCTGCCTGTTACGCCATGACCGGCCATGAACACCGCAGCCTGGAAGGCAAATCCGCCAGGACACTTTTCCCTACGGATAAAGAATTTAAGCGTGTGTATGATATCTTTATCACAGCAATTGCCCGGGCAGGATCGGCCACTGTTGACTCCCGGTTGTCACGGGTGGACGACACCGCCTTTGACTGCCGCTTTCGAGCCTGCTGGCTGGACCCCGGTGATCATTCCCAGGGCCTGTTGACCACCGTATCGGATATTACGGAAATCAATTCCGAACAGATCAGGGAAAATCAGGTCCGTAAAATGGAAGCCATTGGTGTGCTTGCCGGTGGCATATCCCATGACTTTAACAATCTGCTCATGGCTCTTCAGGGACATTTATCCCTGATGGGGGTCAATCGTGACCGGCCCGAAAAAATCCAAGATCACATTCGCCAGATGAAGCGGCTGATTGAAGCGGCCGCGGAAATTACCGGCAGCCTTTTAGGGTTTGCCCGCGGGGGCAAGTACCAGGTTGAACCCCTGGATATTAACCAGGTCGTAAACATGGCCCTCACGGTTTTCCAGTTGGGGGAAAAAAATATGGTCATTGAAAAAAAAACGGGACCGGATCTTCACAAAATAAACGGGGACCGTTCCCAGCTTGAACAGGTGCTGCTCAATCTTCTGGTTAATGGTTCCCAGGCCATGGTGGACGGCGGTACGCTTACCATAGAGACCCGAAATATTACTATTGAGGATACCAACGGCTTCCATTTTGAGGTGAAACCCGGTGCATACGTGGAAATCAGTGTCCAGGATACCGGAATCGGCATGGATCAAGCCACTTTGAAAAAGATTTTTGACCCGTTCTTCTCCACCAAAACGCTCGAAGATACAAAAGGCAGAGGGTTAGGGCTGTCAACGGTATTCGGCATTGTGAAAAACCACGGGGGGTTCATCACCGTAGAGAGCCAAAAAAATGCCGGATCCATATTCAGGGTGGCACTGCCAGGTTTGATCCCGGAGGATGTTCAACCTGTTGAAGAGGACAACGACACATTTGATCTCATGCCCAAAGGCGGGGAAACTGTTCTTATTGTGGATGACGAGGATGAAGTCCTCGAAGTGGGGGTAAGTATTCTCGACGCCTTGGGATACCAGGTACTCCAGGCCCGCAACGGCAGAGAATGTCTGGATTTGGTAACAGAGCACCCGGGCAAAATTGCGCTGGTCATCCTTGATCTGATCATGCCGGTCATGGATGGCAGGGAGACGTTTTATCAAATTCAAAAAATAGCTCCTGACATAAAGATGCTCATTTCCAGTGGAACCCGCATAGATGAAGAGACAAAAAGGATGCTTCGTGACGGATGCCACAGTTTTTTACAAAAGCCTTTTTCCATGGACAGGCTTTCAAGGGTGATGCGCGAGATACTTGACAAACCGGTCTGA
- the lnt gene encoding apolipoprotein N-acyltransferase: MQFRTICGILLSLLPAFAGGLILFAAFPYPGLYWTAFFALVPLWLSIDRLGSKRAFYAGIATGIGFYLPLIYWICPTLIKYGGINPFAALSCLLLLIFYLSVYMGVFALAMKKIPVPQGLVPFWGAVAWVALEYIRMYAFSGFPWGLLGYSQYPNLVLIQAADTFGVLGISFLLVLANGVVVTAFRAVFQRAWPGKKNMAGVSLAMVLMCLAFIYGHFELANICGQIKEAPSRQVAVIQANISQDRKWDKAFIDETIDRYSRLSLQAVPCDLVVWPETAVPFYYGMDPVPSSRVDAMIRKADAFFLIGIPAAQPSDHGFLYYNRACMLSPLALPTGYYDKHHLVPFGEYVPFNDLLWFAKKLTAGAGDFSKGETGPVPLKFGTGTTGVLICFEILFPNIARDFVLNGADMLTTMTNDAWFGRTQAALQHFSISVFRAVENRRSVIRAANTGISGFVDPSGTILEKTDIFTACARTRQVPVLSGTTFYTRHGDFAAKACLVAFFLIIVIELVRKKFRRFL; the protein is encoded by the coding sequence ATGCAATTCAGAACCATATGCGGTATTTTATTATCACTTTTGCCCGCATTTGCTGGCGGGCTAATACTCTTTGCTGCATTCCCGTATCCCGGCCTCTATTGGACTGCCTTTTTCGCCCTGGTACCGTTATGGCTTTCCATTGACCGGCTGGGTTCAAAGCGGGCTTTTTATGCCGGCATTGCCACGGGGATCGGCTTTTATCTCCCCCTGATCTACTGGATTTGTCCCACCCTGATAAAATACGGCGGTATAAATCCTTTTGCTGCCTTGTCCTGCCTATTGCTCCTGATTTTTTATCTGTCTGTCTATATGGGCGTTTTTGCCCTGGCCATGAAAAAAATACCTGTTCCCCAAGGCCTTGTTCCCTTCTGGGGGGCTGTGGCCTGGGTGGCCCTGGAATATATCCGGATGTATGCGTTCTCCGGCTTTCCCTGGGGATTGCTGGGTTACAGCCAGTACCCTAATCTTGTGTTGATTCAAGCGGCGGATACCTTCGGGGTTTTGGGGATTTCCTTTTTGTTGGTGCTTGCCAATGGCGTAGTGGTGACTGCTTTCAGGGCTGTTTTCCAGAGGGCATGGCCTGGGAAAAAGAATATGGCCGGCGTAAGCCTTGCAATGGTTTTGATGTGTCTGGCATTTATTTACGGCCATTTTGAACTGGCAAATATCTGTGGACAGATCAAAGAAGCTCCTTCCCGACAAGTTGCTGTTATCCAGGCCAACATCTCCCAGGACCGGAAATGGGATAAGGCATTTATCGATGAAACCATAGACCGATATTCCCGGTTATCCCTCCAGGCGGTCCCCTGTGATCTTGTGGTATGGCCGGAAACGGCTGTGCCCTTTTATTACGGCATGGATCCTGTCCCTTCGAGCCGGGTGGATGCCATGATCAGAAAGGCCGATGCTTTTTTTTTGATCGGCATTCCTGCCGCCCAGCCTTCGGATCATGGGTTCCTGTATTATAACCGGGCCTGTATGCTCTCTCCACTTGCCCTGCCAACGGGTTATTATGACAAACATCATCTGGTGCCTTTTGGTGAGTACGTGCCCTTTAACGACCTGCTTTGGTTTGCCAAAAAATTGACAGCCGGTGCCGGTGATTTCTCAAAGGGCGAAACCGGGCCGGTGCCGTTAAAATTCGGTACGGGTACAACCGGGGTATTAATCTGTTTTGAGATCCTTTTCCCCAATATTGCCAGGGACTTTGTACTCAATGGCGCAGATATGTTAACCACTATGACCAATGACGCCTGGTTCGGCCGGACCCAGGCTGCGCTTCAGCATTTTTCCATTTCCGTGTTCAGGGCCGTTGAAAATCGGCGCAGTGTGATTCGGGCGGCAAATACAGGCATCTCCGGGTTTGTTGACCCTTCCGGCACCATCCTTGAGAAAACAGATATTTTTACGGCCTGTGCCCGTACCCGGCAGGTGCCGGTTTTGTCCGGCACAACATTTTATACCCGTCACGGGGATTTTGCCGCCAAAGCCTGCCTGGTTGCATTCTTTTTGATTATTGTGATAGAACTCGTGAGAAAAAAATTTAGGAGATTTTTATAA
- a CDS encoding ATP-dependent RecD-like DNA helicase, whose product MITINGTLSRITFQNPENHYTVCRVSVPKVADAITVVGHLPGVAQGERLKLKGTWTSHPKYGEQFKAASFEVTLPSSLTGIRKYLSSGIIPGIHQELADRIVDTFGEQTLEIIENEPGRLLDVYGIGKTKQKMIETAWNTHHSVRRVMEVLQDTSIDSAKAAVILKTYGDHTLEVLTQDPFRIAREIPAIGFTAVDELARQLDTQCLAGERLKACLVCRLMDLEQDGHVFEEQESLIRACAQRAGEPGEQLLDALRDLEEANEVVVEADRVYLAPLHQAEAGIARRIKALLSMPNPEVRVDEDLIQAQVLSAMAVQLSQEQLDVVTRIMGQKISIITGGPGTGKTTLIKALCVVFKILRLKVMLSAPTGRAARRLSEVTGRKAKTLHKLLGFNQDTDTFEHDFTNPLDLDLLVVDEASMVDTQLMYRLAEALPAGAGLILVGDTFQLPSVGPGNVLSDVIASEQVAVFPLTRIFRQARKSPIVMHAHSIRNGKMPDIKSATPNQPSQFYFIETGTPARVADTICELCHQRIPKAFPNISETQVLTPMHRGEAGTISLNQRLQAILNDAPGGIESHVHTFKTGDKVMHLKNNYEKEVFNGDIGRVIEADKSTGQVLVDYEGRVVTYDVPELDELTLAYAISVHKSQGSEYEGVVIALTTAHFPLLQRNLLYTAMTRGKFLVIIVGSTQAFKTAFDNNRTALRRSGLKDRLKIGLKTDESAAIS is encoded by the coding sequence ATGATTACCATCAACGGAACCCTGTCCCGGATTACATTTCAAAACCCGGAAAATCATTATACCGTTTGCCGCGTATCAGTGCCCAAAGTGGCTGATGCCATCACCGTGGTCGGTCATCTACCCGGGGTGGCCCAGGGCGAACGACTCAAGCTCAAAGGTACATGGACCAGCCACCCGAAATACGGAGAACAGTTTAAAGCCGCCTCCTTTGAAGTCACCCTGCCCTCATCCTTAACAGGTATTCGAAAATACCTGAGTTCCGGAATCATCCCCGGTATCCACCAGGAACTGGCCGACAGGATCGTGGATACCTTTGGGGAACAGACTTTGGAAATCATTGAAAATGAGCCTGGCCGGCTTCTTGATGTATACGGTATCGGCAAAACCAAACAAAAAATGATTGAAACGGCCTGGAATACCCACCATTCAGTTCGGCGGGTCATGGAGGTGCTGCAAGACACGTCCATTGATTCGGCCAAGGCCGCAGTTATCCTTAAAACATATGGAGACCACACCCTGGAGGTGTTGACACAGGATCCCTTTCGCATTGCCCGGGAGATTCCTGCCATTGGCTTTACTGCAGTGGATGAGCTTGCCAGGCAGCTTGATACGCAATGCCTGGCAGGAGAACGGCTCAAGGCCTGCCTGGTCTGCCGCTTGATGGATCTGGAGCAGGACGGCCATGTGTTTGAAGAACAAGAAAGCCTGATCCGGGCCTGTGCCCAGAGAGCAGGGGAGCCCGGGGAGCAGCTTTTAGATGCGCTTAGGGACCTGGAAGAAGCCAACGAAGTCGTAGTTGAAGCGGACAGGGTATACCTTGCCCCTCTACATCAAGCCGAAGCCGGGATTGCCCGGCGGATCAAGGCGCTTTTATCCATGCCAAATCCGGAAGTCCGCGTTGACGAAGATTTAATCCAGGCCCAGGTACTCTCCGCCATGGCAGTTCAGTTGTCCCAGGAGCAGCTGGATGTGGTCACCCGGATTATGGGGCAGAAAATTTCCATTATCACCGGCGGTCCCGGCACAGGCAAAACGACATTGATAAAAGCACTGTGCGTTGTATTCAAAATCCTTCGCCTGAAGGTGATGCTTTCTGCTCCTACGGGGCGTGCGGCCCGGCGGCTGTCCGAAGTGACCGGACGAAAAGCCAAAACCCTTCACAAACTTTTGGGATTTAACCAGGATACCGACACCTTTGAACATGATTTCACCAATCCTCTGGACCTGGACCTTCTGGTGGTGGATGAAGCCTCCATGGTGGACACCCAACTCATGTATCGTCTGGCTGAGGCCCTGCCTGCCGGTGCTGGTCTAATTTTGGTGGGAGACACCTTTCAGCTGCCCTCAGTGGGGCCGGGCAATGTATTGTCGGACGTTATTGCTTCGGAACAGGTGGCTGTGTTTCCCTTGACCCGTATTTTCCGCCAGGCCCGGAAAAGCCCCATTGTCATGCATGCCCACAGTATCAGAAACGGAAAGATGCCGGACATCAAATCTGCAACACCGAACCAGCCTTCCCAATTTTATTTTATTGAAACCGGAACCCCGGCCCGTGTGGCAGACACCATCTGTGAGCTGTGTCACCAAAGAATTCCAAAGGCCTTCCCCAATATCAGCGAAACCCAGGTTCTTACCCCCATGCACCGGGGAGAGGCCGGTACCATCAGCCTGAACCAGCGGCTGCAGGCGATTTTGAATGATGCCCCCGGCGGTATTGAGTCCCATGTTCACACCTTTAAAACCGGTGATAAGGTCATGCACTTGAAAAATAATTATGAAAAAGAGGTGTTCAACGGAGATATCGGCCGGGTAATTGAGGCGGACAAATCCACGGGCCAGGTGCTTGTGGATTACGAGGGCAGAGTCGTTACCTATGATGTGCCGGAATTGGACGAGCTGACCCTGGCCTATGCGATCTCCGTTCACAAATCCCAGGGTTCGGAATATGAGGGGGTTGTCATTGCCCTGACCACGGCTCATTTTCCGCTTCTGCAGAGAAATCTGCTCTACACGGCCATGACCCGCGGAAAGTTTCTTGTCATTATTGTGGGATCCACTCAGGCCTTTAAAACGGCCTTTGATAATAACAGGACCGCTTTACGGCGATCCGGACTGAAAGACCGTCTAAAAATTGGTTTAAAAACAGATGAATCGGCTGCAATCTCATGA
- a CDS encoding septal ring lytic transglycosylase RlpA family protein, giving the protein MNYTTRTLMPAFIFCLTVAISGCGAGNYNSGHNRPDDKRYHSTEATQRPYRIAGKHYYPIASANGYVEKGRASWYGRKFHGRKTSNGETYNMYAMTAAHKTLPMNTWVRVENLDNGRDITVRINDRGPFVAGRIIDLSYTGAQRLGLVGPGTARVKVTALGKATAYSKKDHTPVNFKPVDYWKGNFTVQVGAFKVRTNAEKYRIKLSKNYLNAHVVPYVDYRGEFHRVRIGKFNNLNDAVTFSERLMAQEGFTHTFAVAE; this is encoded by the coding sequence ATGAACTATACGACCCGGACATTAATGCCGGCCTTTATTTTCTGTCTTACCGTTGCCATTTCCGGGTGCGGTGCCGGAAACTATAATTCGGGGCACAACAGACCCGATGACAAACGTTACCACAGCACCGAAGCCACCCAGCGCCCCTATCGCATTGCAGGAAAACATTATTACCCCATAGCCTCGGCCAACGGGTATGTGGAAAAAGGACGCGCCTCCTGGTACGGCAGAAAATTCCACGGACGAAAAACCTCCAACGGTGAAACCTACAATATGTACGCCATGACCGCAGCCCACAAAACTCTTCCCATGAACACATGGGTCCGGGTTGAGAACCTGGACAACGGCAGGGACATCACCGTACGCATCAATGACCGGGGACCATTTGTGGCCGGCAGGATTATCGACCTGTCATACACGGGCGCCCAGCGCTTAGGGCTCGTGGGGCCCGGTACCGCCCGGGTAAAGGTGACGGCCCTTGGAAAGGCAACAGCCTATTCCAAAAAAGACCACACGCCTGTAAACTTTAAACCCGTGGATTACTGGAAAGGTAATTTTACGGTGCAGGTCGGTGCCTTCAAGGTGAGAACCAATGCGGAAAAATACCGGATCAAATTGTCAAAAAACTATCTGAACGCCCATGTTGTTCCCTATGTGGATTACCGGGGAGAGTTTCATCGAGTGAGAATTGGTAAATTCAATAACCTTAATGATGCAGTCACGTTCAGCGAAAGATTGATGGCCCAAGAAGGCTTTACCCATACCTTTGCCGTAGCTGAGTAA
- the gmhB gene encoding D-glycero-beta-D-manno-heptose 1,7-bisphosphate 7-phosphatase, which translates to MTEYTVFIDRDGVINHDSDAYIKHPDEFHFISKSPEAVALLSAGGFQVILITNQSAVGRGMISESTLDAILKKMSLGVEQAGGRIKDIFFCPHTPDQGCDCRKPEPGMILQAMKRHNIDLKKAFMIGDSAKDIECGKNAGCAQTILVKTGNGKKALVALTEKGIAPDFIAKDLYEAACWITANFPFDNTDS; encoded by the coding sequence ATGACGGAATATACTGTTTTTATAGACCGGGACGGTGTGATCAACCATGATTCCGATGCCTATATCAAACACCCGGACGAATTTCATTTTATATCCAAAAGCCCGGAGGCCGTTGCCCTTCTGAGCGCCGGAGGGTTTCAGGTGATTCTCATTACCAATCAATCGGCTGTGGGGCGCGGCATGATATCCGAATCGACCCTTGATGCCATTTTAAAAAAAATGAGCCTCGGGGTGGAACAGGCCGGCGGCCGGATCAAGGATATATTTTTTTGCCCCCATACCCCGGACCAGGGATGCGACTGCCGAAAACCTGAACCCGGAATGATTCTCCAGGCCATGAAACGCCATAACATTGATCTGAAAAAAGCTTTTATGATCGGAGATTCCGCCAAAGATATTGAATGCGGCAAAAACGCCGGATGTGCCCAAACCATACTGGTTAAGACCGGGAACGGGAAAAAGGCATTGGTCGCATTGACGGAAAAAGGCATTGCACCTGATTTTATAGCCAAAGACCTTTACGAGGCCGCCTGTTGGATAACCGCCAATTTCCCTTTCGATAATACGGATTCATGA
- a CDS encoding Hsp20/alpha crystallin family protein encodes MEQIEIRFGNHIETPATEEMFQSVNPMFCFSKRIWRPQMDIFETRDEIIIQAEIAGVSKENMVVELSDKAVKISGVRKSSQPDPTATYRLAEIQFGRFERVLYLPSVIDMKKVSASYANGFLELKLGKQLKTNYSSEQKMPIDFL; translated from the coding sequence ATGGAACAAATAGAAATTCGATTTGGGAATCATATTGAAACACCAGCCACAGAAGAGATGTTTCAATCCGTTAATCCCATGTTCTGCTTTTCAAAACGAATCTGGCGCCCCCAGATGGATATTTTTGAAACCAGGGATGAAATCATTATCCAAGCAGAAATCGCAGGTGTTTCCAAGGAAAATATGGTTGTTGAACTCTCGGATAAGGCCGTAAAAATTTCCGGAGTGCGTAAAAGCAGCCAGCCTGATCCCACAGCTACCTACAGGCTTGCAGAAATCCAATTCGGTCGGTTTGAGCGGGTTTTGTATCTGCCCAGCGTCATTGACATGAAAAAAGTATCTGCGTCGTATGCCAACGGGTTTCTGGAACTGAAATTAGGAAAACAGCTTAAGACAAATTATTCTTCGGAACAAAAAATGCCCATTGATTTTTTATAG
- a CDS encoding YdgA family protein produces MKKILIVFICLVVICAAGLPIANGIIMERTIKSAVVKNNKKAAKTRATPNIKILEYKRGLFSSRIKWRIENPGGLPGSDMGQLVLVNQATHGFFGVTSQTNLQETPGYMQWVNTHLNGKDPLSIQTQFSLTGTMVSTVQMNAFSIEEKGKKIDIHTLTLDVSTGKGFETLDAKGQWKGVSQGDEFVIGPVTFTSDLAQLTDIIWTGKNTFSLAQVKINDGKSDPVNLSGLNVNVSTNASEDKKTLTMVTDFHVDGIELGGKQLSDWAATFKVKQLDMAALEQGIVLYSDIMAKAGQRLEKAGGNPGNFQKILKAETTRNAPQLMSTLNGLLKKGLGIEIADLDIDLPEGKVAGSLDLNLKKDLDASNIFMFAMQPDMIFSFIELDAQLHLPYALAGGIPNLTEPLFPGMVTGFFVVQDDLLALDMHITDEKLFLNGNQVLLKQ; encoded by the coding sequence ATGAAAAAAATATTGATCGTTTTTATCTGCCTGGTGGTTATTTGTGCCGCTGGCCTGCCCATTGCCAACGGCATCATCATGGAACGAACGATAAAATCAGCTGTTGTGAAAAACAACAAAAAAGCTGCCAAGACCAGGGCAACCCCGAATATCAAAATTCTTGAATACAAGCGGGGCCTGTTTTCTTCCCGGATAAAATGGCGCATTGAAAACCCCGGTGGGCTCCCCGGCAGCGATATGGGGCAACTGGTACTGGTTAATCAGGCAACACATGGATTTTTTGGTGTAACCTCACAAACAAATCTTCAAGAAACGCCTGGGTACATGCAATGGGTGAACACCCATTTAAACGGCAAAGATCCGTTATCCATCCAGACTCAATTTTCCCTGACCGGCACCATGGTGTCCACAGTACAGATGAATGCCTTTTCCATTGAAGAGAAGGGAAAAAAGATTGATATTCATACCCTGACGCTTGATGTTTCCACAGGCAAAGGATTCGAGACCCTGGATGCAAAAGGTCAGTGGAAAGGCGTGTCCCAAGGGGATGAATTTGTCATCGGGCCTGTAACATTTACATCTGACCTGGCGCAGCTTACCGACATAATCTGGACCGGAAAAAACACATTTTCACTGGCGCAGGTGAAAATAAATGACGGGAAATCAGATCCTGTAAATCTTTCCGGACTCAACGTCAATGTCAGCACCAATGCATCCGAGGATAAAAAAACACTGACCATGGTCACGGATTTCCATGTGGACGGCATTGAACTCGGGGGCAAGCAGTTGTCTGATTGGGCAGCAACCTTTAAGGTGAAGCAGCTCGATATGGCGGCCTTGGAACAGGGCATAGTCCTGTATTCAGACATTATGGCCAAAGCAGGCCAACGTCTTGAAAAAGCGGGAGGAAATCCCGGTAATTTCCAGAAGATATTAAAGGCTGAAACGACCAGAAACGCGCCCCAACTTATGTCTACGCTCAATGGATTGCTTAAAAAGGGTCTGGGCATAGAAATCGCAGACCTGGATATCGACCTGCCCGAGGGCAAGGTGGCCGGGAGCCTGGACCTCAACCTAAAAAAAGATCTGGACGCCTCCAATATTTTTATGTTTGCCATGCAGCCGGACATGATCTTTTCATTTATTGAACTGGATGCACAACTGCATCTGCCCTATGCCCTTGCAGGCGGGATCCCGAATCTGACTGAACCGCTGTTCCCTGGAATGGTCACCGGTTTTTTTGTTGTTCAAGACGACCTTTTGGCTCTTGATATGCACATCACGGACGAAAAACTGTTTCTCAACGGAAACCAGGTGTTACTCAAGCAATAA